One Ignavibacteria bacterium genomic window carries:
- a CDS encoding vitamin B12-dependent ribonucleotide reductase → MKVNRLLIPNSVKASEAIEYEKRTSIIRNPDGSVVFEMNDIIIPKHWSQVATDIIAQKYFRKAGVPKYLKTIKEEGIPDWLCPSEPDLDKLGPLSEDERFTSEVDSRQVFHRLAGCWTYWGWKYGYFDKEEDAKNFYDELFYMLAKQMAAPNSPQWFNTGLNWAYGISGPSQGHFYVDPSTKQLVVSSDAYTHPQPHACFIQSVSDDLVNEGGIMDLWVREARLFKYGSGTGSNFSNLRGSGESLSGGGRSSGLMSFLKIGDRSAGAIKSGGTTRRAAKMVTLDLDHPDIEEYVNWKVVEEQKVADLVVGSKVLNIHLNKVIKACHSVHPENDGFDRKSNKVLAAAISEAKRALIPANYIERVIQLAKLGYKEIFIPIYDIDWNSEAYMTVSGQNSNNSVRANNEFMEAVKNDSDWNLYFRTELKKAAKEGRAPKPCKTLKARELWEEIAYSAWACADPGIQFHTTINEWHTCPEGGEIKASNPCSEYMFLDDTACNLASLNLVTFFDEKEGKFEIEKYRHATRLWTIVLEVSVLMAQFPSKEIAQLSYDYRTLGLGYANLGALLMRQGIPYDSNEALAITGALTCILHMTSYATSAQMAKELGPFPRYKENEENMLRVIRNHRRAAYNINQHEYEGLTIYPVGIEKKYCPDDLLKAAREDADRAYNLGEKYGYRNAQVTVIAPTGTIGLLMDCDTTGVEPDFALVKFKKLAGGGYFKIINESVPPALKNLGYTENEIEDIIKYTKGHGSLIGCPHINPQSLIEKGFTKEIIKNIEKQLPTAFDINFVFNKHSLGAGFCMNVLGFSEEQLDDFNFNILRALGFSKEQIDEANDYVCGTMTIEGSPHLKEEHYAIFDCANKCGKKGTRYIHANAHIKIMAAAQPFISGAISKTINLPNEATIEDMKSAYMMSWSLCLKANALYRDGSKLSQPLNSMTDDEEGDDTEETLTPADLSKAASGGGDIVKVAEKIIHRYIAKRRKLPYRRKGYTQKAKIGNHSVYLRTGEYDNGQLGEIFIDMHREGAAFRSLMNCFAIAISLGLQHGVPLDEFVDAFVYTRFEPNGIVIGNPKIKMTTSIIDYIFRELAVTYLSRTDLSHIEEEELRGPIDAIAKIDDEDYDEEEIFLERFYDAKKDDTISDPSIKIKPVSNDNDAQSSSAPQMKSTAATVTAVKPKVAVSPMSSNGESNADKIRQAKLKGYTGDICTNCQSITMVRNGTCLKCETCGETSGCS, encoded by the coding sequence ATGAAAGTTAACAGGTTGCTAATACCTAATTCCGTAAAAGCTTCAGAAGCTATTGAGTATGAAAAAAGAACTTCTATCATACGCAACCCTGACGGCTCTGTTGTTTTCGAAATGAATGACATCATTATTCCGAAACACTGGTCACAGGTTGCAACTGATATTATTGCTCAAAAATATTTCCGCAAAGCGGGAGTTCCAAAATATCTAAAGACTATTAAAGAGGAAGGCATTCCTGACTGGCTTTGTCCTTCCGAACCGGATTTGGACAAATTGGGTCCTCTTTCTGAAGACGAAAGATTCACCTCAGAGGTCGATTCCAGGCAGGTTTTCCACAGATTAGCCGGATGCTGGACATATTGGGGCTGGAAATACGGTTATTTTGATAAGGAAGAAGATGCCAAAAATTTCTATGACGAGCTTTTTTATATGCTTGCAAAACAAATGGCAGCTCCTAATTCGCCTCAATGGTTCAATACGGGTTTGAACTGGGCTTATGGAATTTCAGGTCCGTCTCAGGGACACTTTTATGTTGACCCGAGCACAAAACAATTAGTTGTATCTTCGGATGCATATACACATCCGCAGCCGCATGCATGTTTCATTCAATCAGTCAGTGATGATTTAGTGAACGAAGGCGGCATCATGGATTTGTGGGTTCGTGAAGCAAGATTGTTCAAATACGGTTCAGGAACAGGTTCTAATTTTTCTAACTTAAGAGGTTCAGGCGAGTCACTCAGCGGCGGCGGTCGTTCATCGGGATTAATGTCGTTTCTAAAAATCGGTGACAGAAGCGCAGGAGCTATTAAGTCAGGCGGAACAACAAGACGCGCTGCAAAAATGGTTACGCTCGACCTTGACCATCCTGATATTGAAGAATATGTCAATTGGAAAGTTGTCGAAGAGCAAAAAGTTGCCGACCTTGTTGTCGGTTCAAAAGTTTTAAACATTCATCTTAATAAAGTAATCAAAGCTTGCCACAGTGTTCATCCTGAAAATGACGGCTTCGACAGAAAGAGCAATAAAGTTTTAGCAGCAGCAATTTCCGAAGCAAAGCGTGCTTTGATTCCTGCCAATTATATAGAGAGAGTTATTCAGCTTGCAAAGCTTGGTTATAAAGAGATTTTTATTCCTATTTATGACATAGACTGGAATTCGGAAGCTTACATGACTGTCTCCGGACAGAACTCAAACAACAGCGTTCGCGCAAACAACGAGTTCATGGAAGCTGTTAAAAATGACAGCGACTGGAATTTATATTTCAGAACCGAGCTTAAAAAAGCAGCAAAAGAAGGACGTGCTCCGAAACCTTGCAAGACTTTAAAGGCAAGAGAGCTTTGGGAAGAAATTGCATATTCTGCATGGGCTTGCGCAGACCCGGGAATTCAATTCCATACCACTATTAATGAGTGGCATACCTGTCCCGAAGGCGGAGAAATCAAAGCATCAAATCCATGCTCTGAGTATATGTTCCTCGATGATACTGCTTGTAATCTTGCATCACTTAACCTTGTAACATTCTTCGATGAAAAAGAAGGCAAGTTTGAAATCGAGAAATATCGTCATGCAACAAGATTATGGACAATCGTTCTTGAAGTCAGTGTATTAATGGCTCAGTTTCCGAGTAAAGAAATTGCCCAGTTATCATACGATTACAGAACGCTCGGTCTTGGATATGCAAATCTCGGCGCTCTATTAATGAGACAGGGAATTCCTTATGACTCAAATGAAGCTCTTGCAATCACAGGTGCTTTAACCTGTATTTTGCACATGACATCTTATGCGACCTCAGCACAGATGGCAAAGGAACTCGGACCATTTCCGAGATATAAAGAGAACGAAGAAAACATGCTTCGCGTTATCAGAAATCACAGGCGCGCTGCATATAACATAAACCAGCATGAGTATGAAGGTCTTACAATATATCCTGTTGGAATTGAAAAGAAATACTGTCCTGATGATTTATTGAAAGCTGCAAGAGAAGATGCCGATAGAGCATATAACCTTGGCGAGAAATACGGCTACAGAAACGCTCAGGTAACCGTTATTGCTCCGACAGGAACAATCGGACTTCTTATGGACTGCGATACAACGGGGGTTGAACCTGATTTTGCTTTGGTGAAATTTAAAAAACTTGCCGGCGGCGGTTACTTCAAGATTATAAACGAATCCGTACCACCAGCATTGAAAAACCTCGGTTATACCGAAAATGAAATTGAAGACATTATTAAGTACACAAAGGGGCACGGCTCGCTAATCGGATGTCCGCATATCAATCCTCAGTCTTTAATAGAAAAAGGTTTCACTAAAGAAATAATAAAGAATATAGAGAAACAATTACCGACTGCTTTTGATATTAATTTTGTGTTCAATAAACATTCATTAGGCGCAGGATTCTGCATGAACGTTCTCGGATTCTCAGAAGAACAGCTTGATGATTTTAATTTTAATATACTAAGAGCTCTTGGTTTCTCGAAAGAGCAGATTGATGAAGCAAATGATTATGTTTGCGGAACTATGACGATTGAAGGTTCTCCTCACTTGAAAGAAGAGCATTATGCGATTTTTGACTGCGCAAATAAATGCGGTAAAAAAGGTACAAGGTACATTCACGCTAATGCGCACATAAAGATTATGGCTGCAGCTCAGCCGTTTATTTCGGGGGCGATTTCAAAGACTATTAATCTTCCGAACGAAGCGACCATCGAAGACATGAAAAGCGCATATATGATGTCATGGTCATTATGCTTAAAGGCAAATGCTCTATATAGAGACGGCTCTAAGCTGTCACAGCCGCTTAATTCCATGACTGACGATGAAGAAGGTGATGATACTGAGGAAACACTTACACCGGCAGACCTTTCAAAGGCAGCATCAGGCGGCGGAGACATTGTAAAAGTTGCTGAGAAAATCATTCACAGATACATTGCCAAACGCAGAAAGCTTCCTTACAGAAGAAAAGGATATACTCAAAAAGCAAAAATCGGAAACCATTCTGTTTATTTAAGAACAGGTGAGTATGACAACGGTCAGCTTGGTGAAATTTTCATCGATATGCACAGGGAAGGCGCCGCATTCAGAAGCTTAATGAACTGTTTCGCGATTGCGATTTCTCTCGGACTTCAGCATGGCGTTCCGCTGGATGAGTTCGTTGATGCGTTTGTTTATACAAGATTTGAACCGAACGGAATTGTCATCGGTAATCCGAAAATTAAAATGACGACTTCCATCATCGATTATATTTTCAGAGAGCTTGCAGTAACGTATCTCTCAAGAACCGACCTTTCACACATCGAGGAAGAAGAATTGAGAGGACCTATTGATGCAATTGCAAAAATAGATGATGAAGATTATGATGAAGAAGAAATTTTCTTGGAAAGATTCTATGATGCAAAGAAAGACGATACTATTTCAGATCCGTCGATAAAGATAAAGCCGGTTTCAAATGATAATGATGCACAGTCTTCATCTGCACCTCAGATGAAAAGCACTGCAGCAACAGTTACAGCCGTAAAGCCAAAGGTTGCAGTTTCTCCAATGTCATCTAACGGTGAGTCTAATGCAGATAAAATCAGACAGGCAAAGCTTAAAGGTTACACAGGTGACATTTGTACGAACTGCCAGTCAATTACGATGGTAAGAAACGGCACTTGTCTGAAATGCGAAACATGTGGCGAAACCTCGGGCTGTTCATAA
- the recA gene encoding recombinase RecA, whose product MSDEKTNRLRSLDIAMEQIEKDHGRGTIMRLGDKPIAKISSISTGSISLDAALGIGGVPRGRIIEIYGPESSGKTTLCLHIIAEAQRQGGLAAFIDTEHALDTSYGQKLGVDVSNLLVSQPEYGEQALEICETLVRSNALDVIVVDSVAALTPRAEIEGEMGDAVMGMQARLMSQALRKLTAAVAKSNVVLIFTNQLRDKIGVMFGSPETTTGGKALKFYASIRMDIRRIGQIKDGTDVTGNRTKVKIVKNKVAPPFKEVEFDILYNEGISKVGDLIDVAVSKEIIKKGGAWFTYEDYRVQGRDGLKKMFIDNPDLADKVLNQIRESMGLVNGAAVNGNSVDELAKETVKEKKSK is encoded by the coding sequence ATGTCAGACGAAAAAACAAACCGCCTCCGTTCATTAGATATAGCAATGGAGCAGATTGAAAAAGACCACGGACGCGGAACAATAATGCGTCTTGGTGATAAACCGATTGCAAAAATTTCTTCGATTTCAACCGGCTCTATTTCACTTGATGCTGCGCTTGGCATCGGCGGAGTTCCGAGAGGAAGAATAATTGAAATTTACGGTCCTGAGTCTTCAGGTAAAACCACGCTTTGTCTTCACATAATTGCCGAAGCTCAAAGACAGGGAGGACTTGCTGCGTTCATTGATACAGAGCATGCTCTTGATACTTCATACGGTCAGAAGCTTGGTGTTGACGTAAGCAATCTTCTTGTATCTCAGCCGGAATATGGTGAGCAAGCGCTTGAAATCTGCGAAACTCTTGTTAGAAGCAATGCGCTTGATGTTATTGTTGTTGATTCTGTTGCTGCTTTGACACCCCGAGCTGAAATTGAAGGCGAGATGGGTGATGCAGTTATGGGCATGCAGGCAAGATTGATGTCACAGGCGCTCAGAAAGCTAACTGCAGCGGTTGCAAAATCAAACGTTGTTTTGATTTTTACTAACCAGCTTCGTGATAAAATCGGTGTTATGTTCGGAAGTCCCGAAACAACAACCGGCGGTAAAGCTTTGAAATTCTATGCGTCAATCAGAATGGACATAAGAAGAATAGGACAAATCAAAGACGGAACAGATGTAACAGGTAACAGAACAAAAGTAAAAATAGTTAAGAACAAAGTTGCTCCTCCGTTCAAAGAAGTTGAATTCGATATCTTATACAACGAAGGAATTTCGAAAGTCGGTGACCTTATCGATGTTGCCGTTTCAAAAGAAATCATCAAAAAAGGCGGTGCTTGGTTCACTTATGAGGATTACAGAGTTCAGGGACGTGACGGACTCAAAAAGATGTTTATTGATAATCCTGACTTAGCTGATAAGGTTCTCAACCAAATCAGAGAAAGTATGGGCTTGGTTAATGGTGCAGCTGTAAATGGAAATAGTGTTGATGAACTCGCAAAAGAAACCGTAAAAGAAAAGAAATCTAAGTAG
- a CDS encoding RecX family transcriptional regulator has product MIITEITRQEKDKNRCSIFIEDRFFMGIYEDTLVKFRLRKGDEVTEQAIKEIKLYDEINFGKKTALKYLAYKPRSKKEIEKKLTALKLSENSIKEVINWLENIRYLNDDHYSKLLIESKTIRKPIGRRLLIQKLLQSGIEKETIEKNILELYPGEKEQKAAVTVLKKYSKKVKAKNETERKRKCFQYLLSRGFEYGVVTEAMKELETKIPSEK; this is encoded by the coding sequence ATGATAATTACTGAAATTACAAGACAGGAGAAAGATAAGAACCGCTGCAGTATTTTTATAGAGGATAGATTTTTTATGGGAATTTATGAAGATACTTTGGTTAAATTTCGTCTTCGTAAAGGTGACGAAGTTACAGAGCAGGCGATAAAAGAAATAAAGCTTTATGATGAAATAAATTTCGGCAAGAAAACGGCATTGAAATATCTCGCATACAAACCGCGCAGTAAAAAAGAAATTGAAAAGAAATTAACTGCACTGAAGCTCTCTGAAAATTCAATTAAAGAAGTAATAAACTGGCTTGAGAACATTCGATATCTGAACGACGACCATTATTCCAAGTTATTAATTGAGAGCAAAACTATCAGAAAACCTATAGGAAGAAGATTGCTAATACAAAAGCTCCTGCAATCAGGAATCGAAAAAGAGACTATAGAAAAAAACATTCTTGAATTATATCCCGGAGAGAAAGAACAGAAAGCAGCAGTTACGGTTCTGAAAAAATATTCCAAAAAGGTGAAAGCGAAAAATGAAACCGAAAGGAAGCGAAAATGTTTTCAATATTTATTATCCAGGGGATTCGAATATGGCGTAGTTACGGAAGCAATGAAAGAGCTTGAAACAAAAATCCCTTCAGAAAAATAA
- a CDS encoding T9SS type A sorting domain-containing protein: MNNFERNPSILLDLRAKCLNDGIPLEIYTRDKKLIVAKGFEDGKIVYAVMRNLVNIYDNCGVMFFDEVESSFDLSTSKLVYGDKRVVDNTGGVYDLQYSNRSGLNMFLLVPEWADQVYAFDAITGDLVDPTFIPVTNPQLQSPKHALQRPWDGKVVVADQVSDVVQLFDTTGAYVNVFAPAGGVNTTILNNVRGAAFRPNKNLLVSSADGGNKIQEFDTSGNLVTTFITASLNSPFAVLERTSDVLITNSSGTADVTRYDLTGAPLGTFITSSLSFAQQIIKLSNGNIATCFFSGTTTSGLLITDSTGANIINTFQTVTGLRGAWQLPNGNFMVTNAAGVHEMNGTTGALIRTVAAAANFQYFGLYNSDILVGINPVQTSNIADGYKLGNNYPNPFNPETNIEFKIAETGQVQLKVYDATGREVANLVNQKMNPGSYNVKFNASNLNSGIYFYTLTANNFRETKKMILVK, translated from the coding sequence ATGAACAATTTTGAAAGAAATCCGTCTATATTGCTTGATTTAAGAGCAAAATGCTTAAATGATGGGATTCCTTTGGAAATTTATACCCGAGATAAAAAACTCATTGTCGCAAAAGGATTTGAAGACGGCAAAATAGTTTATGCCGTGATGAGAAATCTTGTGAATATTTATGATAACTGCGGAGTAATGTTTTTTGATGAGGTCGAAAGTTCGTTTGATTTAAGCACTTCAAAACTTGTTTATGGTGATAAAAGAGTAGTTGATAACACAGGCGGAGTTTATGATTTGCAATATTCAAACAGAAGCGGTTTGAATATGTTTCTGCTTGTTCCCGAATGGGCTGATCAGGTTTATGCTTTTGATGCCATAACAGGAGATTTGGTTGACCCTACGTTCATACCCGTAACCAATCCACAGCTTCAAAGTCCGAAACATGCGCTTCAGCGTCCCTGGGACGGAAAAGTTGTTGTAGCCGACCAGGTATCAGACGTAGTTCAGTTATTTGACACAACAGGTGCATATGTGAACGTATTTGCTCCTGCAGGAGGCGTTAATACCACAATACTTAACAACGTAAGAGGTGCAGCTTTCAGACCAAACAAAAATCTTCTCGTTTCATCGGCTGATGGGGGAAATAAAATTCAGGAATTTGATACATCAGGAAATCTTGTAACTACTTTTATAACAGCAAGCTTGAACAGTCCGTTTGCAGTTTTGGAAAGAACCTCAGACGTGCTTATAACGAATTCAAGCGGAACTGCCGATGTAACACGTTATGATTTAACCGGAGCACCCTTGGGCACTTTCATTACATCAAGCTTAAGCTTTGCACAGCAAATAATAAAATTGAGTAATGGAAACATTGCAACCTGTTTCTTCAGCGGTACAACGACATCGGGTTTATTAATTACTGATTCCACAGGTGCAAATATTATCAATACTTTTCAGACAGTTACGGGTCTCCGTGGTGCATGGCAGCTCCCGAATGGAAACTTTATGGTAACAAATGCAGCAGGTGTCCACGAAATGAACGGCACCACAGGAGCTTTGATAAGAACGGTTGCTGCTGCTGCAAACTTTCAGTATTTCGGATTATATAATTCAGACATTCTGGTTGGCATCAATCCTGTTCAGACAAGCAATATTGCAGATGGTTACAAATTAGGAAATAACTATCCTAATCCCTTCAATCCTGAAACAAATATTGAGTTTAAAATTGCAGAGACAGGGCAGGTTCAATTGAAAGTTTATGACGCAACAGGAAGAGAAGTTGCAAATCTTGTTAATCAGAAAATGAATCCCGGAAGCTACAACGTTAAGTTTAATGCCTCAAATTTGAACAGCGGAATATATTTTTATACACTAACTGCAAATAACTTCCGCGAAACGAAAAAAATGATATTAGTAAAATAA